From Acomys russatus chromosome 2, mAcoRus1.1, whole genome shotgun sequence, one genomic window encodes:
- the Hdhd3 gene encoding haloacid dehalogenase-like hydrolase domain-containing protein 3, with the protein MAHRLQLRLLTWDVMDTLIKLRCSVGEEYASKARAHGVVVEATALEQAFRQVYRAQNHRFPNYGLSHGLTSRQWWMDLVLHTFHRAGVPDAQAVAPVAHQLYEDYSSPCTWKVLEGAETTLKGCRKRGLMLAVVSNFDRRLEDILAGLGLREHFDLILTSEAVGCPKPDPRIFREVLRRTRVEPAMAVHVGDSYLCDYQGARAVGMHSFLVVGPEPLDPSLRDSVPKEHILPSLSHLLPALDLLEASSPMS; encoded by the coding sequence ATGGCGCACCGGCTGCAGCTGCGTCTACTGACGTGGGATGTGATGGATACCCTGATCAAGCTCCGCTGCTCTGTTGGGGAGGAATATGCCAGCAAGGCCCGGGCCCATGGGGTGGTCGTGGAAGCCACGGCCCTGGAACAAGCCTTCAGGCAGGTATACAGGGCTCAGAACCACAGATTTCCCAACTATGGCCTGAGCCATGGCCTTACCTCCCGTCAATGGTGGATGGACTTGGTCCTACACACCTTCCACCGAGCAGGCGTCCCAGATGCCCAGGCCGTAGCTCCGGTGGCTCACCAGCTATACGAAGACTACAGCAGTCCTTGCACCTGGAAGGTGTTGGAAGGGGCTGAGACTACCCTGAAGGGGTGCCGTAAGCGGGGTCTGATGCTGGCGGTGGTCTCCAACTTTGACCGACGGCTGGAGGATATTCTAGCAGGCCTTGGCCTGAGAGAGCATTTTGATCTTATTTTGACTTCTGAGGCTGTGGGCTGTCCTAAACCAGACCCACGGATTTTCCGTGAGGTCTTGCGGCGCACTCGTGTAGAGCCTGCGATGGCAGTTCACGTTGGGGATAGTTACCTCTGTGATTACCAGGGGGCTCGGGCTGTGGGCATGCACAGCTTCCTGGTGGTAGGCCCAGAGCCTCTGGACCCCTCACTCAGAGATTCTGTACCTAAAGAACATATTCTGCCTTCCCTATCCCATCTCCTGCCTGCCCTTGACCTTCTGGAGGCCTCAAGCCCTATGTCATGA
- the Bspry gene encoding LOW QUALITY PROTEIN: B box and SPRY domain-containing protein (The sequence of the model RefSeq protein was modified relative to this genomic sequence to represent the inferred CDS: substituted 1 base at 1 genomic stop codon) produces MSADASRPETGPGPGPGSGPGLVREPGLGSEPGQLCPEHGEPLSWFCLSERRPVCAACSGLGGRCHRHRIRRAEEHAEELRNKIVDQCERLQLQSAGITKYVAEVLQGKSQKAVSMASAARELVIQRLSLVRSLCESEEQRLLEQVHGEEERAHQSILTQRAHWAEAVQKLDTLRTSLVGMLTHLDDLQLIQKEQEIFERAEEAEGILDPQESDKLSFNEKCAWSPLLTQLWATSVLGSLSGMEEVLIDERTVSPLLHLSEDRRTLTFNAKKSKACSDDPARFDHWPNALAATAFQAGLHAWIVNVQHSCAYKVGVASAQLPRKGSGSDCRLGHNAFSWVFSRYDQEFRFSHNGQHEPLGLLRCPAQLAMLLDLQAGELVFFEPTSGTVLHVHRTSFPQPLFPVFAVADQVISILRXLPATVRPGPRSHHPCRSGRASS; encoded by the exons ATGTCCGCGGACGCCTCCAGGCCGGAGACCGGCCCAGGGCCCGGGCCGGGGTCGGGGCCGGGGCTGGTGCGGGAACCCGGGCTGGGGTCCGAACCGGGCCAACTGTGCCCCGAGCACGGCGAGCCTCTGAGCTGGTTCTGCCTCTCGGAACGACGGCCGGTGTGCGCCGCCTGCTCCGGGCTGGGCGGCCGCTGTCACAGGCACCGCATCCGCCGGGCGGAGGAGCACGCTGAGGAGCTGAGA AACAAGATTGTAGACCAGTGTGAGAGGCTGCAGTTACAGAGTGCTGGCATCACCAAGTATGTGGCGGAGGTCCTACAAGGGAAGAGCCAGAAAGCAGTG AGCATGGCTAGTGCAGCGAGGGAACTGGTCATCCAGAGGTTGAGTCTGGTGCGGAGCCTGTGTGAGAGTGAGGAACAGCGGTTACTGGAGCAGGTGCACGGCGAAGAGGAGCGGGCCCACCAGAGCATCCTGACTCAGCGGGCACACTGGGCTGAGGCCGTGCAGAAGCTGGACACCCTTCGCACCAGCCTGGTGGGCATGCTTACCCACCTGGATGACCTCCAGCTGATT CAGAAAGAGCAGGAGATTTTTGAGAG GGCCGAGGAAGCAGAGGGCATTTTGGATCCCCAGGAGTCGGACAAATTAAGCTTTAATGAGAAGTGTGCTTGGAGCCCACTACTGACTCAACTCTGGGCAACATCAGTTCTTGGGTCTCTCTCAG GCATGGAAGAGGTGCTTATCGACGAAAGGACTGTCAGCCCCTTATTGCATTTGTCTGAAGATCGAAGGACCCTGACCTTCAATGCCAAGAAGTCCAAAGCCTGCTCGGATGACCCAGCGCGCTTTGACCACTGGCCCAATGCCTTGGCTGCCACCGCCTTCCAGGCTGGGCTCCATGCCTGGATAGTGAACGTTCAGCACAGTTGTGCTTATAAGGTGGGCGTGGCCTCAGCCCAGCTGCCCCGGAAGGGTTCTGGCAGTGACTGCCGCCTCGGCCACAATGCCTTCTCCTGGGTCTTCTCCCGCTATGATCAAGAGTTCCGTTTCTCACACAATGGGCAGCACGAGCCTCTGGGGCTGCTTCGGTGCCCGGCACAGCTGGCCATGCTGCTGGACCtgcaagcaggagagctggtcttcTTCGAGCCTACCTCGGGGACTGTGCTTCACGTCCACCGCACATCCTTCCCTCAGCCACTCTTCCCAGTCTTCGCTGTAGCTGACCAGGTCATTTCCATCCTTCGCTGACTTCCGGCCACGGTGAGACCAGGTCCACGTTCCCATCACCCTTGCAGGTCAGGCCGTGCTTCCAGCTAG